One genomic segment of Clostridium saccharoperbutylacetonicum N1-4(HMT) includes these proteins:
- the ylbJ gene encoding sporulation integral membrane protein YlbJ, with translation MIYITILWFLIITFTILLIRLLNVQKNIIFCIFISIFILLFLVNLNTCISAAIEGCKLWYKSVLPTTFPFLVICNLLIYYDGISLYSKILGPLICKPLGLSKNCSFPIVASFLCGYPLGAKYCVDLYSMKYIETDEYERLLNIASNAGPIFLIGSVAGTLLGNIFLGYILLTGNYLSAILIGLILKKKKCVQNSNSISKPKTETINFGIAIKNSVQNAINTIFSIGGFIIIFSVIICLVKNNIYICNIFKHLESLFSLPLGTLYCLFLGSIEMTNGCNLTASLPLSLNLKLGIISFLCSFSGLAVIAQVSSFVSETKINYYKYIFFKIVQGVISFFITYVLFKLIPSSIYVSKIKVNQYINVYSYFYPILILIFLTIFLKIISKLNHSRN, from the coding sequence ATGATATATATTACTATCTTGTGGTTTTTAATTATAACTTTTACTATTCTTTTAATTAGACTTCTTAATGTTCAAAAAAACATTATTTTTTGTATATTTATTTCAATTTTTATTCTTCTTTTTTTAGTAAATCTAAATACTTGTATTTCTGCAGCTATTGAAGGATGCAAATTGTGGTATAAATCTGTATTACCAACCACCTTTCCTTTTTTGGTCATTTGTAATTTATTAATATATTATGATGGTATAAGCCTCTACTCTAAAATTCTTGGTCCACTAATTTGCAAGCCATTAGGGCTTTCTAAAAACTGCTCCTTTCCAATTGTTGCAAGTTTTTTATGCGGTTATCCATTAGGTGCAAAATATTGTGTTGATTTATATTCTATGAAATACATAGAAACAGATGAATACGAAAGATTATTAAATATAGCTTCTAATGCTGGTCCCATTTTTTTAATTGGATCTGTTGCTGGAACTTTACTAGGGAATATATTTTTAGGATATATTTTACTTACTGGGAATTACTTATCAGCAATACTTATAGGATTAATATTAAAGAAAAAGAAATGCGTACAAAACTCAAATTCAATAAGTAAACCTAAAACTGAAACTATTAACTTTGGTATTGCCATAAAAAATTCAGTGCAAAATGCAATAAATACTATTTTTTCTATAGGTGGATTCATTATAATTTTCTCGGTTATTATATGCCTTGTCAAAAATAACATCTATATTTGTAATATTTTCAAACACTTAGAATCTCTATTTAGTTTACCTTTAGGCACTTTATATTGCCTATTTTTAGGAAGCATTGAAATGACAAATGGCTGTAATCTTACAGCATCCCTTCCTCTTTCACTTAATCTTAAACTAGGAATTATAAGTTTTTTATGTTCGTTTTCCGGATTAGCAGTAATTGCTCAAGTTAGTTCTTTTGTAAGTGAAACAAAAATAAATTATTATAAATATATATTTTTCAAAATAGTTCAAGGTGTTATTAGCTTCTTTATCACTTATGTGCTATTTAAGTTAATTCCATCAAGCATATATGTATCCAAAATTAAAGTTAATCAATATATAAATGTTTATTCTTATTTTTATCCAATACTTATTTTAATTTTCTTAACAATCTTTCTAAAGATCATTAGTAAACTAAATCACTCAAGAAATTAA
- a CDS encoding nucleotidyltransferase, giving the protein MIIIITGIIAEYNPFHKGHEYHLTKAKQETNSDGIVCVMSGNFMQRGIPSIVDKWKRAEMAVRNGVDLVLELPLVYSISSAEHFAFGSVSLLNSLGIVDYLYFGSEEGSINKLQTVAKTLVTEPQEYRNLLKNNLHLGLPFHISRANALSDYLASDDILNVLSNSNNILGIEYLKALITLNSTITPMTLKREGASYNDTSLNHSFVSATSIRNHLKSNSLHELASLIPKASHDFLSDLSHSDYRFVFEEDMFKFIKYKLLTNDKCLMNLPDISEGLDNKIFKEIINSNSLDEFILKIKSKRYTYTRINRILTQCFLNLENFNLFALSKMPVPYARVLAFNTIGQNMLKRIKGCTDIITKVPKNNLCDHLKIDILGTKAYSILQPKVNPMDDYLKSPIIFK; this is encoded by the coding sequence ATGATTATAATTATCACAGGAATAATCGCTGAATATAATCCCTTTCATAAAGGGCATGAGTATCATCTTACTAAAGCAAAGCAGGAAACTAATTCAGATGGTATAGTTTGCGTAATGAGCGGTAATTTTATGCAAAGAGGAATCCCAAGCATTGTTGATAAATGGAAGAGAGCTGAAATGGCAGTTAGAAACGGTGTTGATTTAGTTTTAGAGTTACCCTTAGTTTATTCAATATCCTCTGCAGAACACTTTGCCTTTGGAAGTGTATCTCTTCTTAATTCCTTAGGAATTGTGGATTATTTATATTTCGGAAGTGAGGAAGGTAGTATAAATAAATTACAAACTGTTGCAAAAACTTTAGTCACAGAACCACAAGAATATAGAAATCTGTTAAAAAACAACTTACATTTAGGATTGCCTTTTCATATAAGCAGAGCAAATGCGCTATCGGATTATTTAGCTTCTGATGATATTTTAAATGTATTATCAAATTCAAATAATATATTAGGAATTGAATATTTAAAAGCCTTAATAACCCTAAACAGCACTATTACTCCAATGACACTAAAAAGAGAAGGTGCATCCTATAATGATACCTCTTTAAATCATTCTTTTGTTTCAGCTACCTCCATAAGAAATCATCTTAAGTCAAATTCATTACATGAACTTGCTTCATTAATACCTAAAGCTAGCCATGATTTTTTAAGTGATTTATCCCATTCAGATTATCGTTTTGTTTTTGAAGAAGATATGTTTAAATTTATAAAATATAAATTACTTACAAATGACAAATGCCTAATGAATTTACCTGATATTTCCGAAGGCTTGGATAATAAAATATTTAAAGAAATAATAAATTCAAACTCTTTAGATGAATTTATTCTAAAAATCAAAAGCAAAAGATACACTTATACCAGAATTAATCGAATACTAACTCAATGCTTCTTAAATCTCGAGAATTTTAATCTATTTGCTTTATCGAAAATGCCAGTACCATATGCCAGAGTTCTTGCTTTTAATACTATAGGACAAAATATGCTAAAAAGAATAAAAGGATGTACAGATATTATCACTAAGGTTCCTAAAAACAATTTATGCGACCATCTAAAAATTGATATCTTAGGAACAAAAGCATATTCTATTCTACAACCTAAGGTAAATCCTATGGATGACTATTTAAAAAGCCCTATCATATTCAAGTAA